One genomic region from Salvia hispanica cultivar TCC Black 2014 chromosome 2, UniMelb_Shisp_WGS_1.0, whole genome shotgun sequence encodes:
- the LOC125204248 gene encoding ubiquitin domain-containing protein 7SL RNA1-like: MDLIFYRSNGANPFSLEVGYFDTVLEIKEKIQKEHGFPAPLQTLVFNGAILRDDLNVHHSDILDRSRIHLLLPPDHPPSKLRLLLKLPSSPKLVALDADAKDTVRRLKEKITELELLNAPVSRIVVGNELPDHKTLGECDLGNNSEVAVGLRPGMGPGGAGGLLRVVAQYGAEKVGVEVGPGENVGELRKKLQKMNLPKEGYFFIFKQNVMDDDRSFRWHHVGPGDTIEIFSGSVSGGS, encoded by the coding sequence ATGGATCTCATCTTCTACCGAAGCAACGGCGCCAACCCCTTCAGCCTCGAGGTCGGCTACTTCGACACCGTCCTCGAAATCAAGGAGAAGATCCAGAAGGAGCACGGCTTCCCCGCCCCCCTCCAAACCCTCGTCTTCAACGGCGCCATCCTCCGcgacgacctcaacgtccacCACTCCGACATCCTCGACCGCTCCCGCATccacctcctcctcccccCCGACCACCCCCCCTCCAAGCTCCGCCTCCTGTTGAAGCTCCCCTCCTCCCCCAAGCTCGTCGCCCTCGACGCCGACGCCAAGGACACCGTCCGCCGCCTCAAGGAAAAAATCACCGAGCTCGAGCTGTTGAATGCTCCCGTCTCCCGGATTGTGGTCGGGAACGAGCTTCCCGACCACAAGACGCTCGGGGAGTGCGACCTCGGGAATAATTCCGAGGTCGCCGTGGGGCTCCGCCCGGGGATGGGCCCGGGCGGAGCGGGCGGGTTGTTGAGGGTGGTGGCGCAGTATGGGGCGGAGAAGGTGGGAGTGGAGGTGGGGCCGGGGGAGAATGTGGGGGAGCTGAGGAAGAAGCTGCAGAAGATGAATCTGCCCAAGGAAGggtatttcttcatttttaagCAGAATGTGATGGATGATGACAGGTCTTTCCGGTGGCATCATGTGGGCCCGGGGGATACCATTGAGATTTTCAGCGGCAGTGTTTCCGGTGGTTCATGA